Proteins found in one Plasmodium sp. gorilla clade G2 genome assembly, chromosome: 14 genomic segment:
- a CDS encoding ubiquinol-cytochrome c reductase iron-sulfur subunit, putative, with amino-acid sequence MNNIKYVQLFYKCKIFRKNGLNRIIRRDGGTFNHNIKENERIPAASEDPSYKNLFDHAEDIKLWEIEEKQNVCHKKVEDLSELVEPSNHPHQYEGIFARTRYAHYNQTAEPVFPRKPDLEKGELASGANVTRTDVWHNPKEPAIVSIGKFEPRNFRPAGYAENCPNPESINSDHHPDFREYRLRSGNEDRRSFMYFISASYFFIMSSIMRSAICKSVHFFWISKDLVAGGTTELDMRTVNPGEHVVIKWRGKPVFVKHRTPEDIQRAKEDDKLIQTMRDPQLDSDRTIKPEWLVNIGICTHLGCVPAQGGNYSGYFCPCHGSHYDNSGRIRQGPAPSNLEVPPYEFVDENTIKIG; translated from the coding sequence atgaataatattaaatatgtacaacttttttataaatgtaaaatatttcGAAAAAATGGCTTGAATAGAATAATTAGAAGAGATGGTGGTACATTTAATCATaacataaaagaaaatgaacgTATTCCTGCAGCATCTGAAGATCCaagttataaaaatttatttgatCATGCAGAGGATATAAAATTATGGGAAAttgaagaaaaacaaaatgtgTGTCATAAAAAAGTTGAAGATTTATCAGAATTAGTTGAACCATCAAATCATCCACATCAATATGAAGGTATATTTGCAAGAACAAGATATGCTCATTATAATCAAACAGCTGAGCCAGTATTTCCAAGAAAACCAGATTTAGAGAAAGGTGAATTGGCTAGTGGAGCAAATGTAACAAGAACTGATGTTTGGCATAATCCTAAAGAACCAGCAATTGTATCAATTGGAAAATTTGAACCAAGAAATTTTCGACCTGCTGGTTATGCAGAAAATTGTCCTAATCCTGAAAGTATTAACTCAGATCATCATCCTGATTTTCGAGAATATAGATTAAGAAGTGGAAATGAAGATAGAAGAtcatttatgtattttattagtGCAtcctatttttttattatgtcaTCAATTATGAGATCTGCTATATGTAAAtctgttcattttttttggatTTCAAAAGATCTAGTTGCTGGAGGTACCACAGAATTAGATATGAGAACAGTAAATCCAGGAGAACATGTTGTTATTAAATGGAGAGGGAAACCTGTATTCGTTAAACATAGAACACCTGAAGATATTCAAAGAGCAAAAGAAGATGATAAATTAATTCAAACCATGAGAGATCCACAATTAGATTCAGATCGTACTATTAAACCAGAATGGCTAGTCAATATAGGTATATGTACTCACCTAGGTTGTGTTCCAGCTCAAGGTGGAAATTATAGTGGATATTTTTGCCCTTGTCACGGTTCCCATTATGATAATTCTGGTAGAATCAGACAAGGACCTGCACCTTCCAATTTAGAAGTACCTCCTTATGAATTTGTTGATGAAAATACCATAAAAATTGGATAA